A single window of Sulfitobacter sp. JL08 DNA harbors:
- a CDS encoding DUF808 domain-containing protein: MSGLLALLDDVAAIAKVAAASVDDVIGQATKAGAKAAGAVIDDAAVTPKYVQGFKAERELPIIWRITKGSLKNKLVFLLPAGLALSAFAPWAITPLLMVGGAYLCFEGAEKVAHSLGIGGHGHMDHPKADVEPVDPAHLEEEKAKGAIKTDFILSAEIMTIALAAIPVSNFWMEAATLAAVAIMITVAVYGSVALIVKADDVGLAMANGGRLGLTRKLGQGIVKAMPGFLRILTVVGTAAMLWVGGSIIIHGMEVLGFGWLGHHIHDWAYVVGHAVPERFTAAVEWMAKATMDGIFGVALGLVLIPIGENIVTPAWRAVFARG, from the coding sequence ATGAGCGGATTGTTGGCGCTGCTGGATGATGTAGCTGCAATTGCCAAAGTGGCGGCTGCTTCGGTGGATGACGTGATCGGGCAGGCGACCAAGGCGGGCGCCAAGGCAGCAGGGGCCGTGATCGACGATGCCGCGGTCACGCCGAAATATGTGCAGGGCTTCAAGGCTGAACGCGAACTGCCGATCATCTGGCGCATCACCAAGGGATCGCTCAAGAACAAGCTGGTGTTTCTGCTGCCTGCGGGGCTGGCGCTGTCGGCCTTTGCGCCGTGGGCTATTACACCGCTTCTGATGGTTGGCGGTGCTTACTTATGCTTTGAAGGGGCTGAAAAGGTAGCCCATTCCCTAGGCATCGGCGGGCACGGGCATATGGATCATCCCAAGGCAGATGTCGAACCCGTGGACCCCGCCCATCTGGAGGAAGAAAAGGCCAAGGGTGCGATCAAGACCGATTTCATCCTCTCGGCCGAGATCATGACCATCGCGCTGGCCGCCATCCCGGTCAGCAATTTCTGGATGGAGGCCGCGACACTTGCGGCCGTTGCCATCATGATCACCGTGGCCGTGTACGGATCGGTCGCGCTGATCGTCAAAGCCGACGATGTCGGGCTGGCGATGGCCAATGGCGGACGTCTGGGGCTGACCCGCAAACTTGGGCAGGGGATCGTCAAGGCGATGCCCGGTTTCTTACGCATCCTGACAGTGGTCGGCACAGCCGCGATGCTGTGGGTGGGCGGATCAATCATCATCCACGGAATGGAAGTTCTGGGCTTCGGCTGGCTTGGCCACCACATCCACGACTGGGCCTATGTCGTTGGCCATGCCGTGCCCGAACGTTTTACCGCCGCTGTTGAATGGATGGCCAAGGCAACGATGGACGGTATTTTCGGGGTTGCGCTGGGGCTGGTTCTGATCCCGATCGGGGAAAACATCGTCACGCCCGCCTGGCGGGCCGTGTTCGCGCGCGGCTAG
- the tkt gene encoding transketolase — protein sequence MDIAALSAAHPDHWSKATAIRTLTLDAVKAANSGHSGMPMGMADVATVLFEKHLKFDASAPNWPDRDRFILSAGHGSMLLYSLLYLTGYKDMSLEEIKNFRQWGSRTAGHPEYGHAAGIETTTGPLGQGISNAVGFAMAEEMQRAHYGRKAVDHFTYVIAGDGCLMEGVSQEAIGLAGRHELSKLIVLWDNNNITIDGTVDIADRTDQVARFKASGWNVLEIDGHDPVAIDAALTQAKKGNKPTMVACKTHIALGHAAQDTSKGHGALTDEDQLAAAKAAYGWKTGPFEIPADVKSAWEAIGARGATTRAEWEARFATLPGNKQREFNRAYALDAPKKLSATIKAFKKQMTESAPKLATRASSEKVLEVINPIMHETVGGSADLTGSNNTKTADLGVFLPENRKGRYIHYGIREHGMAAAMNGMVLHGGMRPYGGTFMCFTDYARPAIRLAALMRIPTVFVMTHDSIGLGEDGPTHQPVEHLAISRATPNTYVFRPADTIETAEAWEIALTSKETPSVLSLTRQGLRTVRTEHKTKNMTAQGGYVLADAEGKREAILMATGSEVEIALAARDLLQAEGIGTRVVSMPCWELFEDQDERYRKRVLPGGPVRVAIEAGIRFGWDRWLFGERGKREKSGFIGMHGFGASAPADVLYEQFGITAEATAAKVKSLLKK from the coding sequence GTGGACATTGCCGCCCTTTCTGCCGCCCATCCGGATCACTGGTCCAAAGCGACGGCGATCCGGACACTGACACTTGACGCGGTCAAGGCCGCAAATTCGGGCCATTCCGGTATGCCGATGGGAATGGCCGACGTGGCGACGGTGTTGTTTGAAAAGCACCTGAAATTCGATGCTTCTGCCCCCAACTGGCCGGACCGCGACCGGTTCATCCTGTCGGCCGGTCACGGTTCCATGTTGCTTTATTCGCTGCTCTATCTCACGGGCTACAAGGATATGTCACTGGAAGAAATCAAGAATTTCCGCCAGTGGGGATCGCGCACGGCGGGCCATCCAGAATATGGCCATGCGGCAGGGATCGAAACCACGACCGGCCCGCTGGGACAGGGCATATCAAACGCGGTCGGCTTTGCCATGGCCGAAGAAATGCAGCGCGCGCATTACGGGCGCAAGGCGGTCGATCATTTCACCTATGTCATCGCCGGTGACGGATGTCTGATGGAAGGCGTCAGCCAGGAAGCGATCGGGCTGGCCGGACGGCACGAGCTGAGCAAGCTGATCGTGCTGTGGGACAATAACAACATCACCATCGACGGAACCGTCGATATTGCCGACCGCACCGATCAGGTCGCGCGGTTCAAGGCATCCGGCTGGAATGTTCTGGAAATTGACGGGCACGATCCGGTGGCGATTGACGCGGCCCTGACGCAGGCAAAAAAGGGCAACAAACCCACGATGGTGGCATGCAAGACGCATATCGCTCTGGGTCACGCGGCGCAGGACACATCCAAAGGCCACGGCGCCCTGACCGATGAAGACCAGCTGGCTGCGGCCAAGGCGGCCTATGGCTGGAAGACGGGCCCGTTTGAAATTCCCGCCGATGTCAAATCGGCATGGGAAGCGATTGGCGCGCGCGGCGCAACAACACGCGCGGAATGGGAGGCACGCTTTGCCACCCTGCCCGGCAACAAGCAGCGCGAGTTCAACCGCGCCTATGCTTTGGATGCCCCGAAAAAGCTAAGCGCGACAATCAAGGCGTTCAAAAAACAGATGACCGAAAGTGCGCCGAAACTGGCAACGCGCGCTTCATCGGAAAAAGTGTTGGAAGTGATCAATCCGATCATGCACGAAACCGTCGGCGGCAGCGCCGATCTGACCGGATCGAACAACACGAAAACCGCCGATCTGGGCGTGTTCCTGCCGGAAAACCGCAAAGGGCGCTACATTCATTACGGCATCCGCGAACACGGCATGGCCGCCGCAATGAACGGCATGGTGCTGCATGGCGGTATGCGCCCCTATGGTGGCACGTTCATGTGTTTCACCGATTACGCGCGCCCCGCCATACGTCTGGCCGCGCTGATGCGCATCCCGACCGTGTTCGTGATGACGCATGACAGCATCGGGCTGGGCGAAGACGGCCCGACCCACCAGCCGGTGGAACATCTGGCAATTTCACGTGCCACACCGAACACCTATGTGTTCCGCCCCGCCGATACGATTGAAACCGCCGAAGCATGGGAAATTGCCCTGACCAGCAAGGAAACGCCATCGGTTCTGTCGCTGACTCGTCAGGGCCTGCGCACCGTGCGCACCGAGCACAAGACCAAGAACATGACCGCACAGGGCGGCTATGTTCTGGCCGATGCCGAAGGAAAGCGCGAGGCAATCCTGATGGCCACTGGATCAGAGGTCGAAATCGCACTGGCCGCCCGCGATCTGTTGCAGGCCGAAGGCATCGGGACGCGCGTTGTGTCCATGCCGTGTTGGGAACTGTTCGAAGATCAGGACGAGCGCTATCGCAAGCGCGTTCTGCCCGGCGGCCCTGTGCGCGTCGCGATCGAGGCCGGTATCCGGTTCGGCTGGGACCGGTGGTTGTTCGGCGAGCGCGGCAAGCGGGAAAAATCCGGTTTTATCGGGATGCACGGTTTCGGCGCATCGGCCCCTGCGGATGTTCTTTATGAACAATTCGGCATCACCGCTGAAGCGACCGCGGCCAAGGTAAAATCACTGCTGAAGAAATGA
- a CDS encoding cell division protein ZapA gives MPEVQIRIGGRTFEVACQEGEEQYLHTAAKMLDDEAQVLADQAGRMPEARMLLMAGLMLADKTASVEDRISVIEARLAERDQELEKLRNAPAPEPERIEVPIVPTAVTETLAEIAARAESLAAAIEEKAG, from the coding sequence ATGCCCGAGGTGCAAATCAGAATCGGCGGACGGACTTTCGAAGTGGCCTGCCAGGAAGGCGAAGAGCAATATCTGCACACCGCCGCCAAGATGCTGGATGACGAGGCGCAGGTGCTGGCCGATCAGGCCGGACGGATGCCCGAAGCCCGAATGCTGTTGATGGCAGGGCTGATGCTGGCCGACAAGACGGCAAGCGTCGAAGACCGGATTTCCGTGATCGAGGCGCGTCTGGCCGAACGGGATCAGGAACTGGAAAAACTGCGCAACGCCCCCGCACCGGAACCCGAACGGATCGAAGTGCCGATTGTGCCGACGGCTGTCACCGAAACATTGGCTGAAATCGCCGCCCGCGCAGAATCCCTTGCCGCCGCGATCGAAGAAAAGGCGGGCTAG
- the grxD gene encoding Grx4 family monothiol glutaredoxin, producing MTDTASQIQETISANDVVLYMKGTKEMPQCGFSSRVAGVLNYMGVNFADVNVLADENLRQGIKDFSDWPTVPQLYVKGEFVGGCDIITEMTLSGELDTLFEQNGVAYDKDAADKIREANG from the coding sequence ATGACTGATACCGCCAGCCAAATTCAGGAAACCATCAGCGCCAACGATGTGGTTCTGTACATGAAAGGCACCAAGGAAATGCCGCAATGCGGGTTTTCATCGCGCGTTGCAGGTGTTCTGAACTATATGGGCGTGAATTTCGCCGACGTTAACGTGCTGGCCGATGAAAACCTGCGGCAGGGCATCAAGGATTTTTCCGACTGGCCGACGGTGCCGCAACTTTATGTCAAAGGTGAATTTGTCGGCGGCTGCGATATCATCACCGAAATGACGCTGTCGGGCGAACTGGATACGTTGTTCGAACAGAACGGCGTGGCCTACGACAAGGACGCCGCCGACAAGATCCGCGAAGCCAACGGCTAA
- a CDS encoding BolA/IbaG family iron-sulfur metabolism protein yields MPITAHEIETMIREAFPKARINVQGDDGAHFAAEVIDESFRGQNRVQQQRAVYAALKGKMDGSQGELHALALTTKAPD; encoded by the coding sequence ATGCCGATAACCGCCCACGAAATTGAAACGATGATCCGCGAGGCGTTTCCCAAGGCCCGTATCAACGTACAGGGCGATGATGGGGCGCATTTCGCAGCCGAAGTGATCGACGAAAGCTTTCGCGGGCAGAACCGTGTGCAGCAGCAGCGCGCAGTCTATGCCGCGCTGAAGGGCAAGATGGATGGATCGCAGGGCGAATTGCACGCGCTGGCGCTGACCACCAAGGCCCCTGACTAG
- the purL gene encoding phosphoribosylformylglycinamidine synthase subunit PurL — MQEPAITPDLIKSHGLSPDEYQLILTIIGREPTFTELGIFSAMWNEHCSYKSSKKWLRTLPTTGPQVICGPGENAGIVDIGDGQCVVFKMESHNHPSYIEPYQGAATGVGGILRDVFTMGARPVAAMNSLSFGETSHPKTRQLVNGVVAGVGGYGNCFGVPTVGGEVRFDPAYNGNCLVNAFAAGLADTDAIFYSAASGVGMPVVYLGAKTGRDGVGGATMASAEFDDTIEEKRPTVQVGDPFTEKRLMEATLELMQTGAVISIQDMGAAGLTCSAVEMGDKGNLGVRLDLENVPVREEHMTAYEMMLSESQERMLMVLRPEKEADARAVFEKWDLDFAIVGETIAEDRFLIMYNGDVKADLPLKALSGNAPEYDRPWVATPAAAPLTDVPSIDPIAGLRALLASPNYAAKNWVFEQYDTMVMADSARTPGLGAGIIRVHGTDKALAFTSDVTPRYVKANPVEGGKQAVAEAYRNLCAVGALPLATTDNLNFGNPEKPEIMGQFVGAIQGIGAAVAALDMPIVSGNVSLYNETDGSAILPTPTIGAVGLLRSTADIIGDQAMGGDVVIVLGESHGHLGQSALLAEAFGRQDGDAPYVDLDAERRHGSFVRDNRALIRACSDLSDGGLALAVFELAEKSGVGVQLNSADTGALFGEDQARYVLACAPDKADALMEAVRKAGVPAEKIGQFGGNTIAFDGHSAEMAELSGLFRSAFEAAIA, encoded by the coding sequence ATGCAAGAGCCGGCCATCACGCCCGACCTGATCAAGAGCCACGGGCTGAGCCCCGATGAATACCAGCTTATCCTGACCATCATCGGACGCGAGCCGACATTTACCGAACTGGGCATCTTTTCGGCCATGTGGAACGAACACTGTTCCTACAAGTCATCGAAAAAATGGTTGCGCACCCTGCCCACAACAGGCCCGCAGGTGATCTGCGGCCCCGGCGAAAACGCCGGTATCGTCGACATTGGCGATGGTCAGTGCGTGGTGTTCAAAATGGAAAGCCACAACCACCCCAGCTATATCGAACCCTATCAGGGTGCGGCGACAGGGGTGGGCGGTATCTTGCGTGACGTGTTCACCATGGGCGCGCGCCCGGTGGCGGCGATGAATTCACTGTCGTTCGGTGAAACCAGCCACCCCAAGACACGGCAGCTGGTCAATGGTGTGGTCGCCGGTGTGGGTGGCTATGGCAATTGTTTCGGCGTGCCGACTGTTGGCGGCGAAGTGCGCTTTGACCCCGCCTATAACGGCAATTGTCTGGTCAACGCCTTTGCTGCTGGCCTTGCCGATACCGATGCGATTTTCTATTCGGCCGCGTCGGGTGTGGGGATGCCCGTGGTCTATCTTGGTGCCAAAACCGGTCGTGACGGTGTGGGCGGGGCCACGATGGCCTCGGCCGAATTCGATGACACGATCGAAGAAAAACGCCCCACCGTACAGGTCGGCGATCCGTTCACCGAAAAGCGCCTGATGGAAGCGACGCTGGAACTGATGCAGACTGGCGCCGTCATTTCCATTCAGGACATGGGCGCGGCGGGCCTGACCTGTTCCGCGGTTGAAATGGGCGACAAGGGCAATCTGGGCGTGCGTCTTGATCTGGAAAATGTGCCGGTGCGCGAAGAACACATGACCGCCTATGAAATGATGCTGTCGGAAAGCCAGGAACGCATGCTGATGGTGCTGCGTCCCGAAAAAGAAGCCGACGCGCGCGCGGTCTTTGAAAAATGGGATCTGGATTTCGCAATTGTCGGCGAAACAATCGCCGAAGATCGTTTCCTGATCATGTACAATGGCGACGTGAAGGCCGATCTGCCGCTTAAGGCGCTTTCGGGCAATGCGCCCGAATATGATCGCCCGTGGGTCGCCACACCCGCCGCCGCACCGCTGACCGACGTGCCATCGATCGATCCGATTGCCGGATTGCGCGCCTTGCTGGCTTCGCCCAATTACGCCGCCAAAAACTGGGTCTTTGAACAATATGACACGATGGTCATGGCCGACAGTGCCCGTACACCCGGACTGGGCGCGGGCATCATCCGGGTGCATGGCACGGACAAGGCGCTGGCCTTCACATCGGACGTGACGCCCCGCTATGTCAAAGCAAACCCTGTCGAAGGCGGCAAACAGGCCGTGGCCGAAGCTTATCGCAATCTGTGCGCCGTGGGTGCCCTGCCCCTTGCGACAACCGACAACCTGAATTTCGGAAATCCCGAAAAGCCCGAGATCATGGGCCAGTTTGTTGGCGCGATTCAGGGCATCGGCGCGGCGGTGGCTGCGCTTGATATGCCGATCGTGTCGGGCAATGTGTCACTTTACAATGAAACCGATGGTTCTGCGATCCTGCCAACCCCGACAATCGGCGCCGTTGGTCTTTTGCGCTCAACCGCCGACATCATCGGTGATCAGGCGATGGGCGGCGATGTGGTGATTGTGCTGGGCGAAAGCCACGGGCATCTGGGCCAGTCCGCCCTGCTGGCCGAGGCGTTTGGACGTCAGGACGGCGATGCGCCCTATGTCGATCTGGACGCCGAAAGGCGCCATGGCAGCTTTGTGCGCGACAACCGCGCCCTGATCCGTGCCTGCAGTGACCTGTCTGATGGCGGGCTGGCGCTGGCCGTGTTTGAACTGGCTGAAAAATCGGGCGTGGGCGTGCAACTGAACAGTGCCGATACCGGTGCCCTGTTTGGCGAAGATCAGGCGCGCTATGTTCTGGCCTGTGCGCCGGACAAGGCTGATGCTTTGATGGAGGCCGTCCGAAAGGCCGGTGTGCCCGCAGAAAAGATCGGACAGTTTGGCGGTAATACCATCGCCTTTGACGGCCACAGCGCTGAAATGGCGGAGCTTTCGGGGCTGTTCCGTTCGGCCTTTGAAGCTGCGATTGCCTGA
- a CDS encoding mechanosensitive ion channel family protein, producing the protein MLTRILSSALALFLCVAFSGAVQAQSATDTASVTLPETLSPENVRDLVAGLSDEQVRGLLLERLDAVAQAQAAESADDSSGLGEMFYHATTGAVGQILIAIKAIPNLFSLQAQSVSNFFSQFGVSGVLLFLGLCFTVIAAGFAAEWVVNRLTRGWHTLNEDDERPETLRATVAALFRRLCRDLLGVFVFFAVGRTVAFSIIPLEMLPFAQIILFNLVALPRIVIAFSRFLLAPQRENYRMVNADNQTAQFLNRHIVGFSFLFGFTIAILGFNELNQVPVADMRLGFWLNLSLHLYIVWIAWTARDGLIQMMRGPDKGVSEIEAKVSSAYPYFAIAVSLATWWLVLTLSSYGQIDLLRTAPHFKTMAVLLLAPALDTMVRGIVRNIMPPMLGEGVIARRAHHATELSYVRIGRVIVFGLVVLVIANFWGVTLASLAAGAVGARLAGNVVAFLITIAIGYLLWEVVSVVINRQLAKEMTASGEAPSEEQELGDGGGAGSSRLSTVLPLILLVSRITIVVLFTLLALSGLGVDTTPLLAGAGIAGLAIGFGAQKLVTDVVSGVFFLVDDAFRVGEYVDVGDVKGTIEKISVRSMQLRHHLGLVHTVPYGDIAKVTNFSRDWVITKLKFTVPFDTDPEKVRKMFKKIGQEVQAMDEFKDDMLQPFKSQGVYNFDDVGMVVRGKFMAKPGSQFMMRKEIYNRVKAAFDEAGIDFARREVRVNIPNLEDHDELTDEDKARITAAAAAEAETRDAGAAGKK; encoded by the coding sequence TTGCTGACAAGAATTCTATCAAGCGCGCTTGCGCTCTTTTTGTGTGTCGCATTCTCGGGCGCAGTACAGGCACAAAGCGCAACCGACACCGCGTCAGTGACATTGCCGGAAACGCTGTCCCCCGAAAACGTGCGCGATCTGGTGGCGGGGTTGTCTGACGAACAGGTCAGAGGCTTGTTGCTGGAGCGCCTTGATGCGGTCGCACAGGCGCAAGCCGCAGAAAGTGCGGACGACTCCAGCGGTCTGGGTGAAATGTTTTATCATGCGACAACGGGGGCTGTTGGCCAGATACTGATCGCGATCAAGGCCATCCCCAACCTGTTTAGCTTGCAGGCGCAGTCTGTCTCAAACTTCTTTTCCCAGTTTGGTGTCTCGGGCGTGCTGCTGTTCTTGGGGCTGTGCTTTACAGTGATCGCAGCGGGCTTTGCGGCAGAATGGGTTGTGAATCGGCTGACCCGTGGCTGGCATACGCTGAACGAAGATGACGAACGCCCCGAAACACTGCGCGCGACCGTTGCGGCCCTGTTCCGGCGGTTGTGTCGCGATCTGCTGGGGGTGTTTGTCTTTTTTGCGGTCGGTCGCACCGTTGCCTTTTCGATCATCCCGCTGGAGATGCTTCCATTTGCACAGATCATCCTGTTCAACCTTGTGGCTTTGCCGCGGATCGTGATTGCCTTTTCGCGCTTTCTGCTGGCGCCGCAACGCGAAAATTATCGTATGGTAAATGCCGACAATCAGACGGCACAATTCCTGAACCGGCACATTGTCGGCTTTTCGTTCCTGTTCGGGTTTACCATTGCGATCCTTGGCTTCAACGAACTTAATCAGGTTCCGGTGGCGGATATGCGTCTGGGGTTCTGGCTGAACCTTTCGCTGCATTTGTACATCGTCTGGATCGCGTGGACCGCGCGTGATGGTCTGATACAGATGATGCGCGGACCCGATAAAGGCGTCAGCGAAATTGAGGCCAAAGTTTCAAGTGCCTATCCCTATTTCGCGATTGCGGTGTCTCTGGCAACGTGGTGGCTTGTCCTGACGCTGTCCAGCTATGGCCAGATCGATCTGCTGCGCACCGCGCCTCACTTTAAAACAATGGCTGTTTTGTTGCTGGCCCCCGCCCTTGATACGATGGTGCGCGGGATCGTGCGCAATATCATGCCGCCAATGCTGGGCGAAGGTGTGATTGCCAGACGGGCGCATCACGCCACCGAATTGTCTTATGTGCGCATCGGACGCGTTATTGTATTTGGCCTTGTGGTTCTTGTGATCGCGAATTTCTGGGGTGTGACTCTGGCAAGCCTGGCTGCCGGTGCCGTCGGGGCCAGACTGGCCGGCAACGTGGTTGCGTTCCTGATCACAATTGCAATCGGCTATCTGCTTTGGGAGGTGGTGTCCGTTGTGATCAACCGCCAGCTGGCTAAGGAAATGACGGCCTCCGGAGAGGCGCCTTCGGAAGAACAGGAACTGGGCGACGGCGGCGGTGCGGGCAGTTCGCGCCTGTCGACTGTGCTGCCGCTTATCCTGTTGGTGTCTCGAATAACGATTGTTGTTCTGTTCACCCTTCTTGCCCTAAGCGGCCTTGGGGTTGATACAACACCGCTGCTGGCGGGGGCGGGTATTGCCGGTCTGGCCATCGGTTTCGGGGCACAGAAGCTGGTCACCGATGTGGTTTCTGGTGTTTTCTTTCTGGTCGATGATGCCTTTCGCGTTGGCGAATATGTCGATGTTGGCGATGTCAAAGGCACGATCGAAAAAATCTCGGTCCGCTCGATGCAGTTGCGCCATCATCTGGGCCTTGTTCACACGGTGCCTTACGGTGATATCGCCAAAGTCACGAACTTTAGCCGCGACTGGGTGATCACGAAGCTAAAGTTCACGGTACCTTTTGATACCGACCCCGAAAAAGTGCGCAAGATGTTCAAGAAAATCGGCCAGGAAGTACAGGCCATGGACGAATTCAAGGATGATATGTTGCAACCGTTCAAATCGCAGGGCGTCTACAATTTCGACGATGTCGGTATGGTCGTGCGCGGCAAATTCATGGCCAAACCCGGATCGCAGTTCATGATGCGTAAAGAGATCTATAATCGCGTCAAGGCCGCGTTCGACGAAGCCGGCATTGATTTTGCCCGCCGCGAAGTGCGTGTGAACATCCCCAATCTGGAAGATCACGACGAGCTGACAGACGAGGACAAGGCGAGGATTACCGCCGCAGCCGCAGCCGAAGCGGAAACCCGCGATGCGGGCGCGGCCGGAAAAAAATAG
- a CDS encoding LysR family transcriptional regulator — protein MDWDKLRIFHAVADAGSLTHAGDKLNLSQSAVSRQIRGLEESLHATLFHRHARGLILTEQGELLFDATSAMVKRLDTASARIRDSEEEVFGELKVTTTMAFGSLWLVPRLNKLYEKYPDLKIDLMLEERVLDLPMREADVAIRMKEPSQADLIRKKLMTVQMRLFASPDYLAENGTPKRLSDISRHRLVFQNVKSAQVVAGISLVQHLMTYDIRSLLTVNNYFGVLQGVISNIGIGILPDYVTQDFPDLVSVLPEVTSADVPVFLAYPEELRQSKRISAFRDFVQDEIITYRRQLRDQAKP, from the coding sequence ATGGACTGGGACAAGCTTCGAATATTTCATGCGGTTGCCGATGCCGGCAGCCTGACCCATGCGGGTGACAAGTTGAACCTGTCACAATCTGCGGTCAGCCGCCAGATTCGCGGGCTTGAGGAAAGCCTGCACGCAACCCTGTTTCACCGCCATGCCCGCGGGCTGATTCTGACCGAACAGGGTGAATTGCTGTTTGATGCAACCAGCGCGATGGTCAAACGTCTGGACACGGCCAGCGCCCGTATCCGCGACAGCGAAGAAGAAGTGTTCGGCGAACTCAAGGTGACGACCACAATGGCGTTCGGCTCGCTTTGGCTGGTGCCGCGCCTGAACAAATTGTACGAAAAATATCCCGACCTTAAAATCGATCTGATGCTGGAAGAACGCGTTCTGGATTTACCAATGCGCGAGGCGGATGTGGCGATCAGGATGAAGGAACCTTCGCAGGCCGATCTGATCCGCAAGAAACTGATGACAGTACAAATGCGCCTGTTTGCGTCGCCCGATTATCTGGCGGAAAACGGTACGCCCAAGCGGTTGTCAGATATCTCCAGACACCGTCTGGTGTTCCAGAATGTGAAATCGGCCCAGGTTGTCGCGGGAATATCGCTGGTGCAGCATCTGATGACATACGATATCCGGTCACTTCTGACGGTGAACAATTATTTCGGTGTGCTGCAAGGGGTTATCAGCAATATCGGCATTGGCATCCTGCCCGATTATGTCACGCAGGACTTTCCCGATCTGGTCTCTGTCCTGCCCGAGGTGACTTCGGCGGATGTGCCCGTTTTCCTGGCCTACCCCGAGGAACTGCGCCAATCCAAACGCATCTCTGCGTTTCGCGACTTTGTGCAGGACGAAATCATTACCTACCGCCGGCAATTGCGCGATCAGGCGAAACCCTGA